The Polyodon spathula isolate WHYD16114869_AA chromosome 3, ASM1765450v1, whole genome shotgun sequence genome has a segment encoding these proteins:
- the sem1 gene encoding 26S proteasome complex subunit SEM1 produces MSEKKQTVDLGLLEEDDEFEEFPAEDWTGLDEDEDAHVWEDNWDDDNVEDDFSNQLRAELEKHGYKMETS; encoded by the exons ATGTCGGAAAAGAAGCAAACCGTGGATCTGGGATTGTTAGAAGAGGACGATGAGTTTGAGGAATTTCCAGCTGAAG attgGACAGGGTTGGATGAAGATGAAGATGCACACGTGTGGGAAGACAACTGGGATGATGACAATGTAGAGGATGACTTTTCAAATCAGCTAAG AGCGGAACTAGAAAAACATGGATACAAGATGGAGACGTCATAG